Proteins from one Natrinema salinisoli genomic window:
- a CDS encoding lysyl oxidase family protein has protein sequence MDKQWTKGTKGTTILIGLLIVVAGVGVIVLGGITADNPFTESDTTDSSTTDGSEGTADEGAIPADEENLTTANTTTESNPEPSDEQIDDRSGANFVPGVGNFSISTEVFNESSPDVADGFVTPGEHKLLRFDMIIYNLGDEDSELGRPESRPDVYEYSDSHDHPHLREFNNYTLFNESGEEVVVKKKQAFCLRDNVQIRPNASSNARFDCEYQGISAGWADVYSASLPGQYLVIDDLPDGEYTLQATTNAEGTVDETCDGDNTVWVTLRIKNDTVTDSIPEDQYMRSSTC, from the coding sequence ATGGATAAACAGTGGACAAAAGGTACCAAGGGCACGACGATACTGATCGGTCTTCTCATCGTAGTAGCAGGTGTAGGCGTGATCGTGCTCGGGGGCATCACAGCAGACAACCCGTTCACAGAGAGCGACACCACGGACAGTTCCACGACCGACGGAAGCGAGGGCACCGCGGACGAGGGGGCCATCCCAGCAGACGAGGAGAATTTGACGACGGCAAATACGACAACTGAGTCCAACCCTGAACCGTCGGACGAGCAAATTGACGACAGGTCAGGGGCCAACTTCGTTCCGGGTGTCGGGAACTTCAGTATTTCAACAGAGGTGTTCAACGAGTCCAGCCCTGACGTTGCAGACGGATTTGTAACCCCAGGAGAGCATAAGCTCCTCCGATTTGATATGATCATTTATAATCTGGGGGACGAAGATTCCGAATTGGGCCGACCAGAGAGCCGCCCGGATGTCTACGAATACTCGGACTCCCACGATCACCCACATCTGAGAGAGTTTAATAATTATACGTTATTTAATGAGTCAGGAGAAGAGGTAGTGGTAAAGAAGAAACAGGCATTTTGTCTTCGAGATAACGTTCAGATCCGCCCAAATGCCAGTAGCAATGCACGTTTCGATTGTGAGTACCAAGGGATTAGTGCTGGGTGGGCGGACGTATATTCAGCATCTCTACCCGGTCAATATCTTGTGATTGACGATCTCCCTGACGGAGAATACACGCTTCAAGCCACGACAAATGCAGAAGGCACGGTTGACGAGACGTGCGACGGCGATAACACCGTTTGGGTTACTCTTCGAATCAAGAACGATACAGTCACGGACTCTATTCCAGAAGATCAGTATATGAGATCGTCTACTTGCTGA
- a CDS encoding gamma-glutamylcyclotransferase family protein: MEALVADDLDSLEKRREKGSVIGYGSLIHPEEITAEFEDLNPVSIPFRLEGYKRIFNQRSSWRDPEKAVLNVQKDPEAWCNVILIVFQDATRPENYEEREEGYHFEQVAVEQLHPYISAHQSALNNIDWIEIPIGDRVESDIEPLHSYVNRCLEGAEWWSRQLEMSAETESDNSFLEDFIHTTGLEDGSPFIDYIRQNKGDIQVDTSMISDYSASDPFFTDV, from the coding sequence ATGGAGGCCCTTGTCGCCGACGACCTTGACTCGCTTGAGAAGAGGCGAGAAAAGGGATCTGTAATTGGATATGGAAGTCTCATACATCCTGAAGAGATAACTGCAGAGTTTGAAGACCTCAATCCCGTATCAATCCCATTTCGACTTGAGGGATACAAGCGTATTTTTAACCAGAGATCATCATGGCGGGATCCAGAGAAAGCCGTTTTAAATGTTCAAAAGGACCCGGAAGCGTGGTGTAACGTTATTCTCATCGTGTTTCAGGACGCAACACGGCCCGAGAATTATGAGGAGAGAGAAGAGGGGTACCATTTCGAGCAAGTTGCTGTAGAACAGTTGCACCCGTATATATCAGCTCATCAATCAGCTCTCAACAATATCGACTGGATTGAGATCCCAATTGGTGACCGTGTGGAATCTGATATTGAACCACTCCACAGTTACGTAAATAGGTGTCTCGAAGGTGCGGAATGGTGGTCCCGACAACTCGAAATGTCGGCTGAGACTGAGTCTGACAACAGCTTTCTGGAAGACTTCATTCACACCACAGGATTAGAAGACGGATCCCCATTCATTGACTATATCAGGCAAAATAAAGGAGACATACAGGTCGATACGTCAATGATATCGGATTATTCAGCTTCCGATCCATTCTTCACAGATGTCTGA
- a CDS encoding PQQ-binding-like beta-propeller repeat protein: MLLSVGAGIASTAGVHLTQAIQTTGGDELWHFETNFRIWSSPTVVDGTVFAGSWNYQLYALNAKTGEGQWVFGTRDRIHSSPQVVDGTVFVGCNDGSLYAVDGETGEEQWRFKTGIQIWSSPTVADDTVFVGSSDDNLYAVDAETGKKQWRFKTNGYVTSSPTVVDGTVFVGSRDHNLYAVDAETGEEQWRFKTDGYVDSSPTVVNGTVFVGCDFSGSKLYAVDAKTGGEQWHFETSDGIRSSPTVDDGTVFVGSDDERLYAVDAGTGEKEWSFKTDGYVDSSPTVADGIVFVGSFYNNLYAVDAETGDKVWRFETNDRVRSSPTVVDGTVFIGSHDGLYAVDAGVAGSSTGSRVRLGTLGHYDAASSNNSSPSSGDSASSSDNSTPSSDDSALSPDDEQPGFGAPVAITGLGSAAYLLNRRHTNE; this comes from the coding sequence GTGCTGCTGTCCGTAGGTGCTGGCATCGCGTCGACTGCCGGCGTCCACTTGACGCAGGCAATACAGACCACCGGTGGCGACGAGCTGTGGCACTTCGAAACTAATTTCCGGATTTGGTCATCGCCGACAGTAGTTGACGGCACCGTTTTTGCCGGAAGTTGGAACTACCAGCTGTACGCATTGAATGCCAAAACGGGTGAGGGACAGTGGGTTTTCGGAACTAGGGACCGGATTCACTCGTCGCCGCAGGTAGTCGACGGGACTGTTTTCGTCGGGTGTAACGATGGGAGCCTGTACGCAGTGGACGGTGAGACGGGTGAGGAGCAGTGGCGCTTCAAGACTGGTATCCAAATCTGGTCATCGCCGACGGTAGCCGACGACACCGTCTTCGTCGGGAGTTCGGATGATAATTTGTACGCAGTAGACGCTGAGACGGGTAAGAAGCAGTGGCGTTTCAAAACTAATGGTTATGTCACATCGTCACCGACAGTAGTTGACGGTACCGTCTTCGTTGGGAGTCGGGACCATAACCTGTACGCAGTGGACGCTGAGACGGGCGAGGAGCAGTGGCGCTTCAAAACTGATGGCTATGTCGATTCGTCGCCGACGGTAGTCAACGGCACCGTGTTCGTTGGATGTGACTTCTCTGGGAGTAAACTGTACGCGGTGGATGCCAAAACGGGCGGCGAACAGTGGCACTTCGAAACCAGTGACGGAATTCGTTCGTCGCCAACGGTAGACGACGGGACTGTCTTCGTCGGGAGCGACGACGAGCGTCTGTACGCAGTGGACGCTGGGACGGGTGAGAAAGAGTGGAGCTTCAAAACCGATGGCTATGTCGATTCGTCGCCGACAGTGGCTGACGGGATCGTTTTCGTTGGGAGTTTTTATAATAACCTATACGCAGTCGACGCCGAGACGGGCGACAAAGTGTGGCGCTTCGAAACCAATGACCGGGTCCGCTCGTCGCCAACGGTAGTCGACGGCACCGTTTTCATCGGGAGTCATGATGGCCTTTATGCAGTAGATGCAGGAGTTGCTGGCTCGAGTACGGGCTCGCGCGTTCGCCTCGGAACGCTTGGGCATTACGACGCTGCGAGTTCTAACAATAGTTCTCCGAGTTCTGGCGACAGTGCTTCGAGCTCTGACAACAGTACTCCGAGTTCTGATGACAGTGCTTTGAGCCCTGATGATGAGCAACCGGGCTTCGGTGCTCCAGTCGCAATTACCGGCCTCGGCAGCGCAGCCTACTTGCTGAACCGGCGGCATACCAACGAATGA